Below is a genomic region from Fusarium oxysporum Fo47 chromosome VIII, complete sequence.
AGTTCGAGAGCATCGCGGATCGCAGTCCACTTCTCCGACAGATGGTAGATATCAGGAATGATCCATTTATCTTCTAGAATCATTTGATGGCCTTCCCACTTCACACCATATGGCCCTCCTCGCCAAGCTGGGAAGTTCTGAAGAACAAAGATCTTGGAGCGAAGACTACCAAGAGTTGGCAGAGGTTCGGAAGCGCTGTAGTTGTACAGTCGATCTCCGAGTGGGTATTTGTTGAAGGCGGCTTCGAATGACAGAGTGTTGTTGTCTCCAATGCCGTTACCTTCCTGCTTGAGGCGCATGATGATCGTCTCAGAAGGGTTCCTATCCAGGAAGTCGTTCATATAGCCAACCACATCCTCGAAGCTGAAGCCGGTGTAGCCATTAGCATGGTAAATATGCAACTCGTCATCACGCACACGAGCGCGGATGTCGAAGTAACGAATACCTGCCTCCAGCTGGGTAGTCAGGTTCCAGTTCTGACACTGCAGGACCTCTGTTCCTATCTCGTAGGTCATTGTGTCATGTGTGCCCGGTATACTAAGGCTCGAAAGGAATACATCGTCGGGAATCTCGGCCATCCAGGTCGGGTTGTGAGCCAAGtcagcatcgaagctgtAAGCACTCGAATAACCACGGTAGCAATTCCCATACACCATACAAGGTGCGATGGAGAGAAGGAGATAGATGATACACATAATGAAGAATGCAACACCTCCTAGTATCATAGGAAGACGTCGAGTTCGATTCACAGGAGTCGAGAGACTCCGAAAGCCTGATATCGCGACCATATCGACAGGCTGAGTGCGGTCGAAGCCGGAGGGGCCGGAAGGGACCTTTCGGTCAACTAGTCACATCGGCAGGTAAATCGAAGTTATTATAGAGAGCTCCAGGCTCAGTTATTCAGTCGCGGGTATTGAAGCAGCGTTGTGAGGCTTAGTATGCAGATATCGATGTTTGTTGTGAATGTTGATATTGTATTGGCAAGGCTGATGATGCGTATCTCAAGGATCAGAGACGCATCCGACTTAGGCGATGACATAGAGCTAGGGAGCTTGGGCCATCCTGCGGTGCCACCTGCGAGAGCTGAAGACCGTGAGTGGTCAGCTTTAAAGCGCTATTGTTACAACTTTCCCCAGACAAGACATGACAAAGCATTGTGAGATATGTCTACCCTAGATCAGCATCCCATCTGAAGATTGCACCCATAATTTCATCTGTTCACAAGAGCCACATCTCATCAAGTAATCATAATAGAGATTTCGTGGCAAGCCGGACCTATGTAGTCAAAAGTCTCGATTGGGTTCGTCCATAAAAGGTTTGTTTTGCGGCTCTGCCCCATTACCTCGACTAAGATCTCGACCGAGTGTTTCACTTCGATTAGCTTTGCGTTCACGAAAAACTCAAAGCTATAGTGGGAAGGCCATGACGCTCGAAAGACGACGAACACGCATGTCAAAAACAGAAGCAGACCCAACAAGTAAGTTAGACTACTCGACCGAGCTTATATGTTTAAAAACTGCTCCATCGTCGTCGTGGAAAGCTGGAGGATCTCTCCCACATGCCGTGTATTTAGCTCTGAGATGTACTAATCAATTATATCTAAAGAGTCATAGACTACAGAACGGTTACGTGTACTGCACATTGGAAAAGCTGGGAGTAGAGACACAACATCAAC
It encodes:
- a CDS encoding PLC-like phosphodiesterase, whose protein sequence is MVAISGFRSLSTPVNRTRRLPMILGGVAFFIMCIIYLLLSIAPCMVYGNCYRGYSSAYSFDADLAHNPTWMAEIPDDVFLSSLSIPGTHDTMTYEIGTEVLQCQNWNLTTQLEAGIRYFDIRARVRDDELHIYHANGYTGFSFEDVVGYMNDFLDRNPSETIIMRLKQEGNGIGDNNTLSFEAAFNKYPLGDRLYNYSASEPLPTLGSLRSKIFVLQNFPAWRGGPYGVKWEGHQMILEDKWIIPDIYHLSEKWTAIRDALELAATAALDNKVLYLAHISASVGVLPIEAAAGPMNRTVTGMNDMTGQWIKDFEDNEDTTRTGIVIIDFPGKKFIDAILRWNKSYRKKRA